The DNA segment GAAACCGCCATAGCTACTTTTCAAAAGGCCTCTAAAACCTCACTCAGAATTGTCAGGCGTCCCCCGTAAGTCTTCTGAAGGTTTTCAGGAGTAAAAACATCTTGCGTTTTCCCGTAAGCAATCAAGCGCGAATTCAGAAGCACTAGCTGATCAAAATAAGAACGTGCAGTAGCCAAATCATGGTGAACGACGAGAAGGGTCTTCCCTTGCCGCTTCAGTTCTTGGAGGACGTCAAGGATAGCGCTCTCCGTTGCTGCATCCACGCCTGCGAAAGGTTCATCCATAAGATAGAGATCACTTTCCTGCACTAAGGCGCGTGCGATAAAGACGCGTTGCTGTTGCCCGCCTGACAACTTTCCGATCTGACGGTGCGTAAAGGCTTCTAATCCGACACGTTGTATGGCTTTATATGCAGCGGCATAATCCTCTGGCCGCGGTCTCTGCAGCAGGCGGAGTTTCCCGTAACGCCCCATAAGCACCACGTCGAGCACATTCACTGGAAAATCCCAGTCCACGGATTCACGTTGTGGAATATATCCGATACGTTGACAAACTTTAGGATACGGCTGGCCAAAAATTTTTATCCATCCTGAAAGAGGTCGCAGTTGACCAATAATTGCTCGGAAGAGCGTAGATTTGCCAGCGCCGTTTGGCCCAATTATGCCGACTATAGAGCCAGGTTGTATGGCCAAATCCACCCCATAAAGAACAGGCTTTTTGTTGTAAGCGACCGAGAGGTTATGAATTTCGAGCGTCGGAGCTGTAGATTCAGCATCGACCATAGTTTGTAATTTGATTGTAGCTTAAGCTACATTTTTGGCAAGCAGCTACAGAATATGCCCTTGTCAAAAAGCTTATAGTTGAGGCAATTTTCTAGCTATGCGCAGAGCAAAACTCCATGAAGCTGAGTCGGCTGCAAATCTGCGCCACACTCGCGCTGCTCATGCTGAGGAAAGGTCCCAAGATTATCTCGAAACGATAGCAGACCTCATATTACAGCGTGGTGAAGCTCGTGCCACGGATCTTGCACGCGCATTAGGAGTTACACACGCCACTGTAGTCAGAATGGTGCAACGCTTGCAAAAACAAGGCTTAGTCAGCTCACTGCCTTATCGCTCTATATTTCTCACAACAAAAGGCCGCAAAATTGCTCAACAAGCCAAAAACCGTCACGAGTTGGTAGTGAGGTTTCTTGAGTCTATCGGTGTGCCTCCAGTCATCGCACGAAAAGATGCAGAGGGAATAGAACATCATGTGAGCGAAGAGACTCTCTCAGCCTTTGAACGTTTTGTTTTACGGAAGAAATCACGCGATTGACAAGGCTTTGGATGACCGTCTATCTATGCAGCGATGAGTATTTTCAGGCTTCCGCGAGCATCCCGATATTTTTCTTGGGGATCTATCCTCACAGCGATTTATCTTTCCGCTTTTTGCGTCTCCACTGAAGCGGCATTGCGTGATAGCAATCTTTGGTGGTCACCCCCCAATGTTACAGAGGGAGGCAAGGAAGTGGACGCATTATTGATGTTCATATTTGGACTGACGACCACCGTGTTTATTTTAGTCATGGGCACATTGATTTATTGTTTGTTCCGTTATCAACGTCGCCCCGGAGTCCCTGCAGTCTATTCTCACGGGAATAACACCCTTGAAATCGTATGGACAACCGTTCCCGCACTGATCTTCATAGGCCTTTGGATATGGAGCAACGACGCATGGCGGAAACTGCAAAATACAGCCAACATGCCTGAAGACACTTTGCGACTCGAGATTGTAGCGGAACAATACGGTTGGCATATCCGCTACCCAGGAGAGGACGGTATCCTAGGTAATAGCGGCGATCATCTCTACACAGACGAAAACAAACTAGGCATTGACCAGAGCGACCCGGCAAGTCACGATGACTTTGTAACCTATAACGAAATGACGATCCCAGTAAACCGTCACGTTCACATTCTCCTACGGTCACGCGATGTAATTCACGCTTTTTACGTCCCAGAATTTCGACTCTATCAGGACACGGTCCCGGGACGAAAAATTACATGGCTAAACTTTAGACCGATTGCCACAGGTAGATTCACTATCGCATGCAGTCAGCTCTGTGGAGTAGGCCATTACAACATGCAAGCGAAGTTGAACGTCGTCACTCCCGAAGAATACACTGCATGGATCAAAGAAAAACAGCAACAAAAACGCGCGACGAAAAGTATATCAACCAGCCAACGAGCACTAGCCAGTAACTAAATCCTCAAAGATCAAAAAAATTTGCGCCAGTCAGTTGGCATATTTTACCGAGCAACCATACGGAGTTGTGCTAGGGATCTTAACTTCCTTGCCTTCTAGCGCTGCCTGCAAAGCCTCTCGAACGTAATTAGTAGCCTTGGGCACGTCTTGGGGATCTACTGAACGAATGCTGTCTATCGCTCCAGCATAAATAACTTTTCCCTCAGGACTGATAATGAATAGATGTGGCGTTGTCTTTGCACCATAAGCGCGCCCAACTGTTCCTTCTTCATCGATAAGATATGCGGTGGGCACAGCCTTTTGTCGGGAAACTTCTTCAGCCACCTTCTCGCGGGGGAAATGCCCTTGCTTACCAGGTGCCGATGAACAAATTGAAAGCCATATCACCCCCTTTTCCGTGAACTCTCTCTGCAGCTTTTGCATGTCCCCATTCACATAATGCTTCTTCACAAACGGACATTGATAATTCACCCACTCCAGCACCACGAATTTACCACTGTAATCGGCCAGTTTGACTTCATCTCCAGCTGCACTAGGCAACGTAAATTCAGGAGCCTTGTCGCCAACTTTCACAGAGCTCACAGCTCCTTCATTGTTAAAAAAGATTATACTAACCAGTGCCAACAGTATTGATATTACTCTTTTCATAGCTTCCTTATTCTTACATACCTTGCGTGGTTCGCAAATCCACCCTTTCAAAAAATTTTTTAAATTCTAACCTAACCCCGATGACACAGTCAGCAGACCCTGACAAATTCATCCCACAAATCTCGGCATCCCCTCCTGTTTCTTATCCTCAAGACAGCCAGCAACCCACCTCAACTCCAGAGAAAAAACGTTCAAGGAGTAAACGCTTTATCTTTATCCTGCTACTCGGCGGGTTACTAATCGGCATCACACCCTATCTATACAACTGGTTAAAAGTCAGACGTGCAGAAAATCTCGTCCGCTCCATCGTAAACAATTCCAACAATCTTGTCGCCAACGAAAACTTCCTCAAAGTCCGATCCGCTTACAACCTCGCTCCGAATAGTCCAATAGTGCTTCGTGCTATGGCTGATGCACTCCTACAAGTGCAGCAACCCTACGCAGCGCGCTCTTTCCTCTCTCGCCTTGTCGCCATGCCTCAATCTACGCCTGATGATCACAAAATCTATGCCGAGCTTTTGCTCAAGCAGCGCGACCATGCTACCTTGATTAAATGGCTTGAACCTCACCTTAAGAAAAATCCTGTTCCCCCGCACATCTTGGAAATCCAATCCTGGCTTCTCCTCGAGCAAGGAAAAATTGCAGACGCCATCCAAGTAGCCCGATCCACCCAGAAAAATTATCCAAATGAATTGAGCCCTGGAGCGTTGACGCTTGCTCAACTTCTGCTCACCGATAAAAACCCCACACACCAAGAGGAAGGCGCACAAATCCTCAAACGCCTAATTGAAGACCCCCAGACTTCGAACAAAATCCGCATCGAAGCCGCACGCACCTTCTCTCATCTCAACTATCTCGCCCCCGAAGAAGCTGAAGAAGTCTCGCGGATCCTTCGCCTAAATCCTCTCGCCACACCTACGGACAATGTTCGCGCCCTACAACTCCTCACCCGCCTCAAACTCCGCACACCCGAGCAACTCATCTCCGAAGTTCAACACCTCGCCAAACGCAACTCCGGCTCTCTAGCCGCTATTTTAGATTGGCTACTAGACAACAAACTCTACGACGTAGCACTCGAGCTTGTGCCAAAGGAGATCGCTAAAAACGACAACCTCCTCATGAATCTCCACCTATCCGTTCTTCAACGTGCAGGCATGTGGGATACTCTCCTTAAAACTCTCGAAGAAGAGAGCGACATCTTAGACCACTGGCAACGCCTCCTTCACACCGTTTACTACATGCGTTACAAGGGCACGCCCCTTCAATACCGAGATGCTTGGGAAGATCTCATGCGCCATCTTCCTCGTGAGCCTGCCTATCTGAGGACTATCGCCATGGCAGCTCTCGATTTACAAGAGTATCTTTACGCCACCACTCTTTTCAACCGCCTCACTGCGCATCCAATGTTTGCCCGCGAAGCGCATCTCCACTTGATCGCGCTTGGTGATCGCAATCATAGCTTTGAAGATTGGCTACGTATCTTACAACGTGCTGAGCCCTATTTTAAAAATGATTCAAGTTATAACCTTCAACTCGATTACTGTTACTTAATGCTCAACATTGACCGTCACCTCGTCATCCCCCGTATCCTACAAGCTTTCAACGAAAATCCGACTTCAATCGTTCACCGCTGCCTAGCAGCCCTCGCACTCCTCTTTGATGGTAAAGCACAGGATGGCTACCGTTTGTTGACCGCAGTAGAAATTAACTGGTCTATTGCACAGCCGCGTTGGCTCGTCGTCAAAGCCTGCCTCGAAGCCGCATCCGGCGATCAAGTGGCTGCTCGATTGACTCGCTCTCAAATCGACGAAAAGCAACTCAAAATCGAAGAAATCAACCTCCTCAACCGCTACGTCTCCGCCATCCCTCCTCGCTCTTCAAACTAATCCCTCTGCGGCGCATGAGCCTTCAATTGAGTGAGCACTGCATCAGGCGTCCTGCGTAAGACGCCTACTGCCATCGTCACAAGACATCCCACAAATACATACCACGGCCAAGCAATTGCCGGCCACCATTCAGGCAACATAAGCCCGAAATTCCAATAAAGCTTGATCTCCTCCAGCGTCATCCGGAGACCAAAAAGCTCAGGCGGAAGCGGAATCTGCACTTTGCACAATACGAGCACAGCAAACATCCCGACAACCATCGATAACACATTCCATTCATCGTGTCCTCTACCTTTGGTTACCACACCCAGCAAAAAAACCGCTAAAAGCGATCCATATGTATAACCCATGACACCAAGAGCAATCGGAATGATCGTCAGCGTCGCATCCGTCAAAACTGCTTGGGCTGCTAAGGTCGCAACCAAGATCATCAAAATGCCAAAGACAGCGGTCGCTATGCGTGCCGCAAAAATGAGCCGCCGATCATCGCTGCCTTTTGAAAAATAAGGCTCGTAAAAATCTTTTACAAAACTTGTTGCTAGCGCATTGAGAGCCGCCGATGTCGAGCCCATCATTGTCGCCAGCACTCCAGCGATCACAAGACCACGAATCATAGTAGGCATTTCGTTGACGATATAGTGTGCAAAGACTTCATTTTGTGCTGCAGGCAAGACTTTTTCAGGATGCACTGCGTAGAAGACATACAGCAGCACACCGACGCTTAAAAATAAAACAACGATTGGGATGTCCGCCAGGCCACTTAAAACCAAAGAAAGCCGAGAGCGTATGTGATCTTTCGCCGTAAGCATCCGCTGCACCATATCCTGATCCGTGCCGTGCGTAGCCATAGTGAAAAATGTCGAAGCAATTAAAGCTGCAAAAAGTGTGTAGGGCTGCTCCAGCATGTGTTTTAGGGCTTCGCCAAAGGGACGACTGCTGTCCCACCCCCATGTGAAGACTGGCACCCCACCGCTGGCTGCAAGTTGAGTCTGTATCGTCTCCCATCCGCCAGGAATCGCTAAAAAAATCGCGACCAAAGCGAAAATCACTGAACCGATCATGAGACAGGCTTGAATCAAATCCGTCCATACAACGGCCTTGATTCCGCCAACAGCAGTGTAAAGCGTAGTCACTGCAGTGACGAAAACTATCCCCCAAAAATATGTTTCAAGAGTGACCGCAGCATTAGGAAACAAGAAACGCCAAACTACAACAAAAATTACTCCTCCGAGATAAAGGCGGACGCCGATGCCTAGAACCCGCGTAAGAAGAAATATCGCAGCAGCCATATCTCGTGTGCGAGGACCAAAACGTAGCTGTAGAAACTCATAGATGCTTTGCACACGATAACGGTAGTATGGTTCGATAAAAAGCCATGCGATGATAAAGCGCGCTAAGACGGTGCCGATAACAAGCTGCCCGTAGAGGTAACCACGTGTTTTGAACCCTTCAGCAGGCGTGCCCAAAAAAGTCGCAGCGCTCGTTTCTGCCGCAATAATAGAAGCTAATACGGCCCACCATGGAATACTTCGACCGCCAACAGTGAAGTCAGTGAGTTTGCTGTTTTTTCTTCCCGCCCAAAGACCGATTCCGACGATGGTCAAAAAGTAGACCACGATGACGATCGCATCGAGTGTCACCGCTACGGCGTGTGATGACATAAGATGGCGGGCTGTGCTACGACCCTTTGTCCGTTTGCTTAATTTTAAAGTCTATTTTTTGGCCATTCATTTGAGCGAGTTCTCGGAGTCGAAGAATGACTTGTTCTTCGGCCATACGCTTCAACTCTGTATTCGCCTCTGCTTGCTCTCGGATCCGGGCGAGAAAGCCATTGATTGCATTTTGGCGGTCTTCATCGTTTACCCAATTGATTATGCCGCTATCAGATTTGAATGTGAGCTCTCCAATTATTTCTACGGAGAGCAGCTTAGCCGGTGGCATCGCGGCAGATAGGCTTTCGTCGGTTTCGTTATACTCGATGAGAAATGGCTCAGTGAGATCAAATCCATACTTGGCATTGTAGAGCCCTGAGACTGTAATGCGCTTGGTGCTTCCCATCCAGGTGTGTTCCCAAGAATGGGTGGCTTCGTTAATTCGATCGACTACAGAAAACTCTGCGATGCTGCGCGGAGAGTTAAAGGGCTCTTCTTTGTGATTGACAATAAGAGCGGGGGTGACTTGAAAAAAGTCGGTGAGGAGTCTCTTAGCCCGCGCTGCAGCTCGCTCCCCCGCTGAAATAAAGGCTTGCGCTTGTTGCGTGGCAATGTCACGAGTGCGCTGCCACAATCGCTGAATGATCCAATATCCTCCTCCGATAATCGTTATACCAATCAAGATGGATGCGAGGAGAAATCGGATCGAGGTTTTCATGTATGCAGCTTAAGCTCAGCGAGACGTTTTTCAAGTGAGCGAATCTTTTGCAAGATCTCGGGAAGCTTGCGCATGGCTGCTTCGACTTTGAGGCTTTCTCTCAAAGGTAGTGCATGTCGGCCGGCAAGGGTCGCACGAGGAGGAACGTTTTTCGCGACACCGGACTGGGCGGTGATCGTGGCTTGGTCGCCGATTTCAAGGTGTCCCGCAATACCAGCTTGTCCGGCGATTGTCACATAGCGGCCGAGGACGGTGCTACCAGAGATGCCAGCTTGTGCAACGATGATACTATGAGCGCCGATGATGACGTTGTGCGCAATTTGGACAAGGTTGTCTATTTTGACGCCTTCCTGAATCCAAGTGCGATCGAAACGGCCACGGTCTATCGTGGTATTAGCGCCGATTTCAACGTCATCGTCTATCTGAACGTAGCCGTTTTGCGGTATTTTTTTGTGTCGACCCTCTGCGAATTCATATCCGAAGCCATCCGCGCCAATCACAGCTCCGCTATGAACAATGACGCGATCGCCGATCTGCGTGTATTCACGAATGACGACTTGTGGATAGATGTGTGTTTGTTTTCCTATATGACTCCCTTCGCCAATATAGACGTGAGGCTCAATAATTGTATCTTCACCAATGACCACATTTTCCTCGATGATCACGTAAGCACCAATGCTGGCTGTGGAATGAATCTGTGCTGAGGGGGCAACTATTGCCGTCGGATGAACACCTGGTGTGGGATGACGTCTAGGAGGGGGCATGAAAAGCGCGGCGACCTGCGTAAAAGCTTGATAAGGATCGGCGACGCGAATTTGTGCTTGGGCATAGTTGTGCGGATAATCGGGGGGCAGCAATATTACGGCCGCTTTCGTTTTTTGGGCAAGAGGCTCATAGCGTTGATGCCCGAGAAAGACGACAGAATTCGCATCTGCGAACCGCAGGTCACTAATGCGTTGAACTTTGATTTCGGGATTACCTGTGAGCGTGCCACCCAAAATATCTGCTAACTCCCTAGCAGAATATTCTTTTGGCATGGGTCGCTGCACTACAAATTGAGTTGCTCTTGGTTAGTCTTATTGGCGTGTTATCGATCCGCTAGGTTATTGTTTATTATTGGACGCCGCGGGAGGTTTGTTTGCATTCAGGATTTTGATTATATCCTGGGTGATATCTTTCTGTCCCTCAGAATATAGCAGAGTGAGTGTGCCTGAAATACCTTTCGCTGAAATATCGAATATCAGATTATATTTGTTATCCCTACCGTATTTTTCGACTACTTTTGTGATCTCGTCTATGATACCTTGGCGCATGCGGGTGCTTTGTTCTTCAAACTGCCGTCCTCGAGTGGTGCGGAATTCTTGGATGCGGCGCTCCATGTCTTGCACTTGTTTGATTTTAGCCTCAAATGCTTTCTGCCTTTCTTTGCGGGCCGCTTCGGTGAGGGCTTGATCAGTGACTTGATCTCGAAGTTTTTGCGTTTCGTCCACCAGTTTTTGGAAGTCTGTTTGCATTTCCTGGAGTTCTTTTTGAAATTGGTTTAGACGGTCGTTGAGGAGTCCTTGCGTCTCTTGCGTCTTGTAGTATTCAGTGAATACTTTCTGCAGGTCGACGACCGCGATGTTGAGAGATTGAGCCTGCATCGCTACTAGTGGAACGAGGTATGTGAGGAGGGAGAGTAGTGTTTTTTTCATATTTGTTAGAATTTTTAAGGTTTAGATAAGAATACGATTTTAGGTTTAGAATTGGTATCCTACATCGAAATGGAATTTACCATCTGAGTCGTTGTATTCATCCGATTTGATGGGGATACCAAAATCAAAACGCAACGGGCCTATCGGTAGATTTAAGCGGATACCGAATCCAACGGATGCATTGAAGAGATCAAACATATCGCCATAATGAGCAAACCGCGGATCAACAAATCCCGCGTCAATGAATACAGCTCCTCGCACACGATCTATGATCGGGACTGTAAGTTCAAGATTAACAAAACCGAATGTTCGACCTCCAATCGGCTCATTGAGGGAATCGCGAGGACCTACATCTCGATTGTCAAATCCGCGGATTGAACGAGAACCACCTATGAAGAATCGGTCATATATCGGCACAAACTCCGAATCATCATAACGATTTACTACCCCTGTTGAGAGATTAAATGAGAGGATCAAATCGTAAGGAAGAGACCAAAATTTTTGTGCATCGATTTGGAAGCGGTAGATATTCGTTTGCCCCATTAGGACAGGGCCTCCGGCTATTTCCGCTGTAAAATCTATTCTTTCTCCCTTCCGCGTGAGGAAAACATTGTCGCGGGTGTCGTAAGAAAGCATGGCTGTCAAACTACTTTTAGATCGACCTCCTCTCTCTCTTAAAAGCTCAGGGGAAGCAGATGTGCTAAAATCAAACATTTCTATATTCTCGAGCTGATATCGTAAGCTCGCTGTCCAGTAGTCATTAAGGGCGCGAGCCACCCGGATGGCACCTCCTACCCTTCTTTCATTATAAAGAGTGCTAAGATAGCTTGATTCCCGAGCGAAAAGATCAAAGCCAAAAGCAAGCCTTTGGTCTAAAAACCAAGGTTCCGTAAAGGAAAGCAGAAAATCGCGACGTTTTAGACCATATTGGATACGCGTTCTAAACTTTTGCCCTGCACCTGTGAAACTTGGCCACTTTCCTATGTCGAAATTACCCTGGGACAATTCGATGAATCCAACGAGGCTGTCTACTGAACTGAAGCCCGCACCAAATGATATGCTTCCTGTGCGTTTTTCCTGGACTGTGATTAAGATATTCTTTCTGTTCGGGACCTGGGTTTCTTGCGGAGCAATATCAACTTTCTCAAAATAACCTAAGTTCTCTAAACGCGCTTTGCTTGCTTTGACACTTGTGCTGTCGTATATATCGCCAGGAGCTATTGCAAGTTCACGGCGAATCACCTTGTCCTTGGTGCGGTTATTTCCCTGAATGATAATTCGATCAACCGTTGATTGGACACCCTCACTGATATTATAAACTATATCAACTGTAGCTGCTTCATAATTCGCCGAGCGCTCTGGAAATATATCGACATCTATATACCCCTTTTGCCCATATAGATCCTGGATGGCTTCTATATCAGCTTGGAGTGCTTGCGGTGAATAAATTTCATTTTCAATCATCTTAGTTTTAGCTTTGATCTGCTCTGTTGAGTATATTTCATTCCCTCGATATTCTATTGTCCCTACTCTATATTGCTTCCCTTCATTTATAGTAATGAGCAAGTGCATTTCGTTTTCTTTAACGGTGAGGGTTTGAAAATCGGTAATACTCATGTCTATAAATCCTTTCCCTTGATAATAATCCCTTATAGCTCGCAAATCCTCATTGATTTGGTCATCTTTATATCGACCAGATTTATTGATGAACCAAAGCCAATTCTTCTCCTTAGTCTTCATTTGCTTTTTTAATTCTTTATCTTTAATAGACGCATTTCCTTCGAATTTAATTTTAGTCACATAAGCCTTAGTGCTTTCTGATATATTAAACGTCACAGTCGCGCGCCCAAACTCCTCATTTACGTCCGTCTTGTATGTGACTTGGACCTGGCTATACCCTCTATCAAGATATAGTTCTTTTATCTTGTCGGCGTCAGTGGCAACTTGGCGTTCATCCAATGGTGCCCCAACCTTTGATTTGATTTCCTTGCGTAGACGTGCCTCATTTATCGCTTTATATCCAGTAATAATTATATCCTTGATCAATGGCTTGGGTTGGACCACAACAATCACCTTAACGCCATCCTTATAAGGCTCGTCAGAAATCCTCAGATTAGTGAATAATCCTGTAGCATACAAATTTCGTATATCTTCATCCACACCTGCTACTGTATAAGGTTGGCCTACTGTCGTTCGCATGTTTGAAAGGATGACGTTCTTATTTACAGACTTGGGCCCCACATAAAGAATTTCTATTTCACGAACAATTGGCGTAGGCACTTCCTTTGTTGATTCCTGTTCGCTTTTATCATCGAAAACTTCTGCTCCCCTGTCCGTATATCCCACTTCATCCTCACCACTATGTTCATCGATGTCGCGACTTGGCATTGCAGGAGTCTGAGGCAGACCTGCTGCAGGATCATTGGATTGTGCCAAGGTCCCTTCTCCGCACACCTCTTGTATCAAAAAGAAAACCCCACACAGGCATAACCACATCAAGCGGCACATTACACTAAGTGCATCTAAAAAGTAACGGTTATTCATTTCTGTTAAATCAAGACCTACGGCACTCTGCTTGTTCAATCAAGTTTGTAAAGTCTAATTAAATCTCTGCTAGCCTCATTTTTTGTTTCCATCCGCTGTTTTCTTGGGCTTAGCTTTTTTATCACTCTTCTTGTCACCGCTCTGAGGCACTTCTACAGCAACTCGAACCTTTGCTACCACCTCCGGATGAAGCTGTATAGCCACTTCATGATCCCCAGAGTCTTTGATAGCCCTCGGAAGCTGAATCTTCTTGCGGTCAATCTCAAAACCCTCCTCCTTCAGCTTTTGTGCAATATCCTGCGTCGTTACCGATCCAAAAACTTTCTCCTGCCCCGCTGCTCCCGTTAATGTAAAAGTCAGCTTCACTCGACTTAATCTCTGCGCCAATTCCTGCGCCTCATTTAATTCCTGTGCCTCCCTCTCCGCCCGCTTCTTCTTAAGCTGCTCAAGCTGTTGCTTCGATGCTGCAGTCGCCAACACCGCATACCCCCGCGGAATGAGATAATTCCTAGCATAACCCGGACGCACAGAAACTAAATCTGCCTCCGCACCCAAGGCCGGCACTTTCGTTTTTAATATCACTTCTACGTCCATATTTCGAACTCCTTTCTTCCTGCTTTTTGAACTTAAAACGGTATATCATCCTCAGGAATATCGGCCATAGCCGCATCATCTGATCCCGCTGACTTTCGCTCCAAAGATCCATCCGAAGCCTGTCCCCCGCCTCGTTTTTCTTGCGATTCTGCACCACTCGATCGTCCCCCACCTCGTCCCAAAAACTGCACCCGTTCCGCTCGCACCCGGATTCGATTCCGCTTTTCCCCATCC comes from the Candidatus Methylacidiphilales bacterium genome and includes:
- a CDS encoding metal ABC transporter ATP-binding protein, with protein sequence MVDAESTAPTLEIHNLSVAYNKKPVLYGVDLAIQPGSIVGIIGPNGAGKSTLFRAIIGQLRPLSGWIKIFGQPYPKVCQRIGYIPQRESVDWDFPVNVLDVVLMGRYGKLRLLQRPRPEDYAAAYKAIQRVGLEAFTHRQIGKLSGGQQQRVFIARALVQESDLYLMDEPFAGVDAATESAILDVLQELKRQGKTLLVVHHDLATARSYFDQLVLLNSRLIAYGKTQDVFTPENLQKTYGGRLTILSEVLEAF
- the mntR gene encoding manganese-binding transcriptional regulator MntR, which gives rise to MRRAKLHEAESAANLRHTRAAHAEERSQDYLETIADLILQRGEARATDLARALGVTHATVVRMVQRLQKQGLVSSLPYRSIFLTTKGRKIAQQAKNRHELVVRFLESIGVPPVIARKDAEGIEHHVSEETLSAFERFVLRKKSRD
- the coxB gene encoding cytochrome c oxidase subunit II, with the protein product MSIFRLPRASRYFSWGSILTAIYLSAFCVSTEAALRDSNLWWSPPNVTEGGKEVDALLMFIFGLTTTVFILVMGTLIYCLFRYQRRPGVPAVYSHGNNTLEIVWTTVPALIFIGLWIWSNDAWRKLQNTANMPEDTLRLEIVAEQYGWHIRYPGEDGILGNSGDHLYTDENKLGIDQSDPASHDDFVTYNEMTIPVNRHVHILLRSRDVIHAFYVPEFRLYQDTVPGRKITWLNFRPIATGRFTIACSQLCGVGHYNMQAKLNVVTPEEYTAWIKEKQQQKRATKSISTSQRALASN
- a CDS encoding thioredoxin family protein; translated protein: MKRVISILLALVSIIFFNNEGAVSSVKVGDKAPEFTLPSAAGDEVKLADYSGKFVVLEWVNYQCPFVKKHYVNGDMQKLQREFTEKGVIWLSICSSAPGKQGHFPREKVAEEVSRQKAVPTAYLIDEEGTVGRAYGAKTTPHLFIISPEGKVIYAGAIDSIRSVDPQDVPKATNYVREALQAALEGKEVKIPSTTPYGCSVKYAN
- a CDS encoding sodium:solute symporter → MSSHAVAVTLDAIVIVVYFLTIVGIGLWAGRKNSKLTDFTVGGRSIPWWAVLASIIAAETSAATFLGTPAEGFKTRGYLYGQLVIGTVLARFIIAWLFIEPYYRYRVQSIYEFLQLRFGPRTRDMAAAIFLLTRVLGIGVRLYLGGVIFVVVWRFLFPNAAVTLETYFWGIVFVTAVTTLYTAVGGIKAVVWTDLIQACLMIGSVIFALVAIFLAIPGGWETIQTQLAASGGVPVFTWGWDSSRPFGEALKHMLEQPYTLFAALIASTFFTMATHGTDQDMVQRMLTAKDHIRSRLSLVLSGLADIPIVVLFLSVGVLLYVFYAVHPEKVLPAAQNEVFAHYIVNEMPTMIRGLVIAGVLATMMGSTSAALNALATSFVKDFYEPYFSKGSDDRRLIFAARIATAVFGILMILVATLAAQAVLTDATLTIIPIALGVMGYTYGSLLAVFLLGVVTKGRGHDEWNVLSMVVGMFAVLVLCKVQIPLPPELFGLRMTLEEIKLYWNFGLMLPEWWPAIAWPWYVFVGCLVTMAVGVLRRTPDAVLTQLKAHAPQRD
- a CDS encoding DUF4230 domain-containing protein translates to MKTSIRFLLASILIGITIIGGGYWIIQRLWQRTRDIATQQAQAFISAGERAAARAKRLLTDFFQVTPALIVNHKEEPFNSPRSIAEFSVVDRINEATHSWEHTWMGSTKRITVSGLYNAKYGFDLTEPFLIEYNETDESLSAAMPPAKLLSVEIIGELTFKSDSGIINWVNDEDRQNAINGFLARIREQAEANTELKRMAEEQVILRLRELAQMNGQKIDFKIKQTDKGS
- the lpxD gene encoding UDP-3-O-(3-hydroxymyristoyl)glucosamine N-acyltransferase; this encodes MPKEYSARELADILGGTLTGNPEIKVQRISDLRFADANSVVFLGHQRYEPLAQKTKAAVILLPPDYPHNYAQAQIRVADPYQAFTQVAALFMPPPRRHPTPGVHPTAIVAPSAQIHSTASIGAYVIIEENVVIGEDTIIEPHVYIGEGSHIGKQTHIYPQVVIREYTQIGDRVIVHSGAVIGADGFGYEFAEGRHKKIPQNGYVQIDDDVEIGANTTIDRGRFDRTWIQEGVKIDNLVQIAHNVIIGAHSIIVAQAGISGSTVLGRYVTIAGQAGIAGHLEIGDQATITAQSGVAKNVPPRATLAGRHALPLRESLKVEAAMRKLPEILQKIRSLEKRLAELKLHT
- a CDS encoding OmpH family outer membrane protein → MKKTLLSLLTYLVPLVAMQAQSLNIAVVDLQKVFTEYYKTQETQGLLNDRLNQFQKELQEMQTDFQKLVDETQKLRDQVTDQALTEAARKERQKAFEAKIKQVQDMERRIQEFRTTRGRQFEEQSTRMRQGIIDEITKVVEKYGRDNKYNLIFDISAKGISGTLTLLYSEGQKDITQDIIKILNANKPPAASNNKQ
- the bamA gene encoding outer membrane protein assembly factor BamA, producing MNKQSAVGLDLTEMNNRYFLDALSVMCRLMWLCLCGVFFLIQEVCGEGTLAQSNDPAAGLPQTPAMPSRDIDEHSGEDEVGYTDRGAEVFDDKSEQESTKEVPTPIVREIEILYVGPKSVNKNVILSNMRTTVGQPYTVAGVDEDIRNLYATGLFTNLRISDEPYKDGVKVIVVVQPKPLIKDIIITGYKAINEARLRKEIKSKVGAPLDERQVATDADKIKELYLDRGYSQVQVTYKTDVNEEFGRATVTFNISESTKAYVTKIKFEGNASIKDKELKKQMKTKEKNWLWFINKSGRYKDDQINEDLRAIRDYYQGKGFIDMSITDFQTLTVKENEMHLLITINEGKQYRVGTIEYRGNEIYSTEQIKAKTKMIENEIYSPQALQADIEAIQDLYGQKGYIDVDIFPERSANYEAATVDIVYNISEGVQSTVDRIIIQGNNRTKDKVIRRELAIAPGDIYDSTSVKASKARLENLGYFEKVDIAPQETQVPNRKNILITVQEKRTGSISFGAGFSSVDSLVGFIELSQGNFDIGKWPSFTGAGQKFRTRIQYGLKRRDFLLSFTEPWFLDQRLAFGFDLFARESSYLSTLYNERRVGGAIRVARALNDYWTASLRYQLENIEMFDFSTSASPELLRERGGRSKSSLTAMLSYDTRDNVFLTRKGERIDFTAEIAGGPVLMGQTNIYRFQIDAQKFWSLPYDLILSFNLSTGVVNRYDDSEFVPIYDRFFIGGSRSIRGFDNRDVGPRDSLNEPIGGRTFGFVNLELTVPIIDRVRGAVFIDAGFVDPRFAHYGDMFDLFNASVGFGIRLNLPIGPLRFDFGIPIKSDEYNDSDGKFHFDVGYQF